The Prunus persica cultivar Lovell chromosome G7, Prunus_persica_NCBIv2, whole genome shotgun sequence genome has a segment encoding these proteins:
- the LOC109950207 gene encoding uncharacterized protein LOC109950207, which produces MGEQNRYNEAGVNDEEAYLDSGFSRSDWNPKISVGQIFSSKKALLTELRFMALRGHFEFKVQFSCTKRLLVVCCQRPCPWRVQASRIGEYSFMIVRCTTVHECDLRFVSDKHRQATVALVATSLKRKLKDSRTIYTPSDIMRDVKHSFGCTIHYSKAWKARELALLSIRGSAEEAYYILPAYCYELERMNPGTKTHIQTDENNHFVYLFMAVGACIRGFRSSMRPVIVVDATHLKSKYKGVFVANAFDGNRNIYPLAFGIGDLETDALWHWFFTKLHEAIGECPNLVIISDRNVSIENVWNKIFPTAQHGICFYHMKGNMKRTCKLKKRDHILMHFEQAAKSYSIAEFDCHFRNIKRKEHVAQYLEEAGLHKWSRAHMDGRRYNVMTTNIAESINSVLRFARMLPVVHLIGEIVNLLVKWFTERRELALNCTTTLCPNFGEKKLRNRLEDAARMNVVKLNNAQFNVLDGDKDGFVDLTNNSCSCRKFLLEQLPCKHVVAVCRFLKVNVYSKASRYYTQKTWMDAYSDSIYPVQPHGMWDIPEDVRSRVVLPPMARVMPGRRKKIRIPSQGEGTIRRKCSRCGSAGHNKSTCKNNIPLRNVS; this is translated from the coding sequence ATGGGTGAACAAAACCGGTACAATGAAGCCGGtgtaaatgatgaagaagcatATTTGGACAGCGGGTTTTCACGAAGTGATTGGAATCCAAAAATTTCAGTTGGGCAAATTTTCTCTAGTAAGAAAGCATTGTTGACGGAGTTACGGTTCATGGCATTAAGAGGCCACTTTGAATTTAAGGTGCAATTCTCTTGCACTAAGAGGTTGCTTGTGGTTTGTTGTCAACGTCCATGCCCATGGCGGGTCCAAGCATCGAGAATTGGAGAATACAGCTTCATGATTGTGAGGTGTACAACTGTCCATGAATGTGATTTGAGGTTCGTAAGTGACAAGCATCGTCAAGCAACCGTAGCACTTGTAGCCACTTCACTTAAAAGGAAGTTGAAGGATTCTCGAACAATATACACACCAAGTGACATTATGAGAGATGTGAAACACAGCTTTGGTTGCACCATCCATTATTCGAAAGCTTGGAAAGCAAGGGAGTTAGCTCTATTGTCCATTAGAGGATCAGCGGAGGAGGcatattatatccttccagctTATTGCTATGAATTGGAGCGTATGAATCCCGGCACAAAAACACACATCCAAACTGATGAGAACAATCactttgtgtatttatttatggcaGTTGGCGCATGTATTAGAGGGTTCCGTTCTTCCATGCGCCCAGTGATAGTCGTGGATGCCACTCATTTAAAATCCAAGTACAAGGGTGTGTTTGTAGCAAATGCATTCGATGGTAATCGAAATATATATCCTCTTGCTTTtgggatcggggatttggAGACGGATGCATTATGGCATTGGTTTTTCACTAAACTTCATGAAGCCATTGGTGAGTGTCCCAATCTTGTTATTATTTCTGATCGCAATGTTAGCATAGAGAATGTGTGGAACAAAATTTTTCCAACTGCACAACATGGCATATGCTTTTATCATATGAAGGGGAACATGAAACGCACTTGCAAGTTGAAAAAGCGTGATCACATACTTATGCACTTTGAGCAGGCTGCGAAATCTTATTCCATTGCTGAATTTGATTGTCATTTTCGCAACATCAAGCGAAAGGAACATGTTGCTCAATATCTTGAAGAGGCAGGGTTACATAAGTGGTCTAGAGCTCACATGGATGGACGCCGCTACAATGTAAtgacaacaaatattgcggAATCAATCAACTCAGTCCTTAGGTTTGCAAGGATGCTGCCAGTGGTTCATTTGATAGGGGAAATTGTTAATCTCCTTGTGAAATGGTTCACCGAACGTCGTGAGTTGGCTTTGAATTGCACAACAACATTGTGCCCCAATTTCGGAGAGAAGAAGTTGAGGAACAGGTTGGAGGATGCTGCAAGGATGAATGtggttaaattaaataatgcaCAGTTTAATGTTTTGGACGGTGATAAGGACGGCTTCGTAGATTTGACGAACAACAGTTGTAGTTGTAGAAAGTTTCTGCTTGAGCAGCTACCTTGCAAGCATGTAGTTGCAGTTTGCCGCTTCTTGAAAGTAAATGTATACTCAAAGGCTTCTCGGTATTACACTCAGAAAACCTGGATGGATGCTTATTCGGATAGCATCTACCCGGTACAACCTCACGGAATGTGGGATATTCCTGAAGATGTTCGAAGTCGAGTTGTGCTGCCTCCCATGGCAAGGGTCATGCCAGGCAGACGAAAGAAGATAAGAATTCCCTCGCAAGGAGAGGGCACCATTAGAAGAAAGTGCTCAAGGTGCGGTTCCGCAGGCCACAATAAAAGCACCTGTAAAAACAATATTCCATTGCGCAATGTATCTTAG
- the LOC109950208 gene encoding DNA repair protein XRCC3 homolog: MKAKIEIAPATAIMVFKESEAMAKLKKEEVESGFELFRNLYHASYPNLIRLEPLEDIYVHGAHDAQQLIHVLGDIEAFIAIDHTRLPMKLIVIDSIAALFRSQYQTTPADLKRRSEMFFNISGTLKGLANNFGLAVVVTNQVVDFIGPHDGVNGVRLGNLESLEHQADG; this comes from the exons ATGaaagcaaaaattgaaattgcccCTGCCACTGCAATTATGGTATTCAAGGAATCAGAAGCAATGGCCAagttgaagaaagaagaagtggaAAGCGGATTTGAACTTTTTC GCAACCTTTATCATGCATCATACCCCAACTTAATAAGGTTGGAGCCATTGGAAGACATATATGTTCATGGTGCTCATGATGCTCAACAACTCATCCATGTCCTTGGAGACATAGAAGCATTTATTGCCATTGATCACACCCGCCTACCTATGAAACTCATTGTCATTGATTCCATTGCTGCATTGTTCCGATCACAGTATCAGACAACACCGGCAGATTTGAAACGGCGGTCTGAAATGTTCTTCAACATATCTGGAACATTGAAGGGTTTAGCAAATAACTTTGGGTTGGCAGTGGTTGTGACCAACCAAGTGGTGGATTTTATTGGGCCACATGATGGAGTGAATGGGGTGAGGTTGGGAAACTTGGAGTCCCTGGAACATCAGGCAGACGGGTGA